In Nocardia sputorum, a single genomic region encodes these proteins:
- the accA gene encoding acetyl-CoA carboxylase carboxyl transferase subunit alpha has product MKSAHGQDGAADWVLCPACLIPLYGKRFARDLGVCGECGRHTPITARQRIEQLADDGRFEPLPIAATDDDPLTFTDTKSYPDRLAAARARTGMHDAVLCAQAAIEGRPVLIAAMDFRFLGGSLGTAVGEMITAAAETALARRLPLIVVTASGGARMQEGPLSLMQMAKTSAALEQLDRAGILTVSLITDPTYGGVAASFATLADVLIAEPGARLGFAGRRVIEQTIRQQLPPKFQTAEFLLERGLIDMIVPRAGLRQALGALLRAAGPVDPAGTFVPADAGAITDPDRIPATDPWTQVRRARSPQRPTALDYFALAFDEFRELRGDRVSGDCAAVVGGTAWLGGRPVMVIGHQKGHDPKELMERNFGMPTPAGYRKAARLMRLAEKLGLPIVTLIDTPGAYPGATAEEQGQAIVIAENIRLMSALRVPVVSVVIGEGGSGGALALGVANRVLMFANGTYSVISPEGCAAIVWNDPAAAPEAAAALALTARDLLRLGVVDAVLPEPGDDVGAAPMAAAEQLRRALAATLGELAERGGAELAEERRARFRRFGARQQVLVRSVA; this is encoded by the coding sequence ATGAAGTCAGCACACGGCCAGGACGGCGCCGCGGACTGGGTGCTCTGCCCGGCCTGCCTGATCCCGCTGTACGGCAAGCGGTTCGCCCGCGATCTCGGTGTCTGCGGCGAGTGCGGCAGGCACACCCCGATCACCGCGCGGCAGCGCATCGAGCAGCTCGCCGACGACGGACGCTTCGAGCCGCTGCCGATCGCCGCCACCGACGACGACCCGCTGACCTTCACCGACACCAAGTCCTATCCGGACCGGCTGGCGGCCGCCCGCGCCCGCACCGGCATGCACGACGCGGTGCTGTGCGCGCAGGCCGCGATCGAGGGCAGGCCGGTGCTGATCGCCGCCATGGACTTCCGTTTCCTGGGCGGCAGCCTCGGCACCGCGGTGGGCGAGATGATCACCGCCGCCGCCGAGACCGCGCTGGCGCGGCGTCTTCCGCTGATCGTCGTCACCGCGTCGGGCGGCGCGCGGATGCAGGAGGGCCCGCTGTCGCTGATGCAGATGGCCAAGACCAGCGCGGCACTGGAGCAACTGGACCGGGCGGGCATCCTCACCGTCAGCCTGATCACCGACCCCACCTACGGCGGCGTGGCGGCCTCCTTCGCCACCCTCGCCGACGTGCTGATCGCCGAGCCGGGCGCGCGCCTCGGCTTCGCCGGACGCCGGGTGATCGAGCAGACCATCCGGCAGCAATTGCCGCCGAAGTTCCAGACCGCCGAATTCCTGCTGGAACGTGGGCTCATCGACATGATCGTGCCCCGCGCGGGCCTGCGCCAGGCGCTCGGCGCGCTGCTGCGGGCCGCGGGACCGGTCGATCCCGCCGGGACCTTCGTCCCCGCGGACGCCGGAGCGATCACCGATCCGGACCGCATCCCCGCGACCGATCCCTGGACGCAGGTGCGCCGGGCCCGCTCTCCGCAGCGGCCGACCGCGCTCGACTATTTCGCCCTCGCTTTCGACGAGTTCCGCGAACTGCGCGGCGACCGGGTCTCGGGCGACTGCGCCGCCGTGGTGGGCGGAACGGCGTGGCTCGGCGGGCGCCCGGTGATGGTGATCGGCCACCAGAAGGGCCACGATCCGAAGGAGTTGATGGAGCGCAACTTCGGCATGCCGACCCCGGCCGGCTATCGCAAGGCGGCACGGCTCATGCGGCTGGCCGAGAAGCTCGGGTTGCCGATCGTCACCTTGATCGACACGCCCGGCGCGTACCCGGGCGCCACCGCCGAGGAGCAGGGGCAGGCGATCGTCATCGCGGAGAACATCCGGTTGATGTCCGCGCTGCGGGTGCCGGTGGTCAGCGTGGTGATCGGCGAGGGCGGCAGCGGCGGAGCCCTGGCGCTCGGCGTCGCCAACCGGGTGCTGATGTTCGCCAACGGCACGTACTCGGTGATCAGCCCGGAGGGCTGCGCGGCGATCGTGTGGAACGACCCGGCCGCCGCGCCCGAGGCCGCCGCCGCGCTGGCGCTCACCGCGCGGGACCTGCTGCGTCTCGGAGTGGTCGACGCGGTGCTGCCCGAGCCGGGCGACGACGTGGGCGCCGCGCCGATGGCCGCGGCCGAGCAGCTGCGCCGCGCCCTGGCCGCGACCCTCGGTGAGCTCGCCGAGCGCGGCGGCGCGGAGCTGGCCGAGGAGCGCCGCGCACGTTTCCGGCGCTTCGGCGCGCGGCAGCAGGTCCTGGTCCGGTCGGTCGCGTGA
- a CDS encoding acetyl-CoA carboxylase biotin carboxylase subunit has protein sequence MFEKILIANRGEIALRVARTCRELGVRTVAVHSVADAESAVVRFADEAVQIGPSAAKRSYLNAAAILAAAELTGADAIHPGYGFLSESPDFADACRAAGITLIGPPADVMAQLGDKQSARTLMAKAGLPLLPGSLDPLELDEAHALADSIGFPVIIKAAAGGGGRGMQVVHASAAFPRAYQETRATARMLFGDSRVYLEKYLAAARHVEIQVLCDGHGTGVHLGERDCSVQRRHQKLIEESPAPLLPEGLAARMGASAVHGVLEAGYVGAGTVEFLVDRDGNHYFMEVNCRIQVEHPVTEMVTGIDLIAEQIRIAAGQPLGITQEDIIAHGAAIECRINAEDPAAEFAPAPGILAEFTPPGGPFVRVDTHAHAGYSIPPHYDSLLAKLVVWAPDRERALARMRRALEEFRISGARVATTRDFLREVLDHPAMRAATHTTGLVDELLGRG, from the coding sequence ATGTTCGAGAAGATCCTGATCGCCAACCGCGGCGAGATCGCGCTGCGCGTCGCGCGCACCTGCCGTGAACTCGGCGTGCGCACGGTGGCGGTGCACTCGGTCGCCGACGCCGAGTCGGCGGTGGTCCGCTTCGCCGACGAGGCGGTGCAGATCGGCCCGTCCGCGGCCAAGCGCAGCTACCTGAACGCCGCGGCGATCCTGGCCGCCGCCGAGCTCACCGGCGCGGACGCGATTCATCCCGGATACGGATTCCTCTCGGAGTCACCGGATTTCGCCGACGCGTGCCGTGCGGCGGGCATAACGCTGATCGGCCCGCCCGCCGACGTGATGGCCCAGTTGGGCGACAAACAGTCGGCGCGCACGCTGATGGCGAAGGCGGGACTGCCGCTACTGCCGGGCAGCCTCGATCCGCTCGAGCTCGACGAGGCGCACGCGCTCGCGGATTCGATCGGCTTCCCGGTGATCATCAAGGCGGCCGCGGGCGGCGGCGGGCGCGGCATGCAGGTGGTGCACGCGAGCGCGGCGTTCCCGCGCGCCTATCAGGAGACCAGGGCGACGGCGCGGATGCTGTTCGGCGACAGCCGGGTGTACCTGGAGAAATATCTCGCCGCGGCCAGGCACGTCGAGATCCAGGTGCTGTGCGACGGACACGGCACGGGCGTGCACCTGGGCGAACGCGACTGCTCGGTGCAGCGCAGGCATCAGAAATTGATCGAGGAATCACCGGCTCCGCTGCTGCCCGAAGGGCTTGCCGCGCGAATGGGCGCATCCGCTGTGCACGGTGTGCTGGAGGCCGGCTATGTCGGCGCCGGAACCGTGGAATTCTTGGTCGACCGGGACGGTAACCACTATTTCATGGAGGTGAACTGCCGTATTCAAGTGGAACATCCGGTCACGGAAATGGTGACCGGCATAGATTTGATCGCCGAACAGATCCGTATCGCGGCGGGGCAACCTCTCGGCATTACGCAAGAAGACATCATTGCACACGGCGCGGCGATCGAATGCCGCATCAATGCCGAAGATCCCGCCGCAGAATTCGCGCCCGCCCCGGGAATCCTGGCGGAATTCACCCCGCCAGGCGGGCCGTTCGTGCGCGTCGACACCCACGCGCACGCCGGTTATTCGATACCTCCGCACTATGATTCGCTGCTGGCCAAACTGGTGGTGTGGGCGCCGGACCGCGAGCGGGCGCTCGCCCGGATGCGGCGGGCACTGGAGGAATTCCGGATCTCCGGCGCCCGCGTCGCGACCACCCGGGATTTCCTGCGCGAGGTGCTCGACCATCCGGCCATGCGCGCCGCGACGCACACCACCGGGTTGGTCGATGAACTCCTCGGACGGGGGTGA
- a CDS encoding AfsR/SARP family transcriptional regulator — MTLALNNHNATPTAQKQRQLLALLLVRHDTVVPVTTLIEELWNDDPPRSAVTVVQTYVLGIRKKIAERLGVGQAEVAERFLRTRSKGYSFDVKDCVFDLRDYQSMSEAARCAAKTGDDQRAVDLFSAAEALWSGPALVDVEGGIPLAAEISHLDHLRLTNIELRVEAELRLGRHREVCPDLARLTMQHPLHERLQAYYMFALCRSGRRDRALTSYQRFSKSMQAELGLDPCQKLQKLHRDILAASDVSVSAMLNSRHARYLIGWHSPEFSAAAAEPA; from the coding sequence TTGACGCTTGCTCTGAACAATCACAACGCGACGCCGACTGCGCAGAAGCAGCGGCAGTTGCTGGCCCTACTGTTGGTCCGGCACGACACCGTTGTTCCGGTAACGACCCTCATCGAAGAACTGTGGAACGACGATCCGCCGCGCAGCGCGGTGACCGTCGTGCAGACCTATGTACTCGGAATTCGCAAGAAGATAGCGGAGCGACTCGGGGTGGGGCAGGCCGAGGTGGCCGAGCGCTTTCTGCGCACGCGCAGCAAAGGCTATTCCTTCGACGTCAAGGACTGCGTGTTCGATCTCCGCGATTACCAGTCCATGTCCGAGGCCGCCCGGTGCGCCGCCAAGACCGGCGACGACCAGCGGGCGGTGGATCTGTTCAGCGCCGCGGAGGCGCTGTGGAGCGGTCCGGCGCTGGTCGACGTGGAGGGCGGCATTCCGCTCGCCGCCGAGATCTCGCATCTGGACCACCTGCGGCTGACCAACATCGAACTGCGCGTGGAGGCGGAGTTGCGGCTGGGCAGGCACCGCGAGGTGTGTCCCGATCTCGCGCGGCTGACCATGCAGCATCCGCTGCACGAGCGACTCCAGGCGTACTACATGTTCGCCTTGTGCCGGTCGGGCCGGCGCGACCGCGCCCTGACCTCGTATCAGCGGTTCAGCAAGTCCATGCAGGCCGAACTGGGGCTCGACCCGTGCCAGAAGCTGCAGAAACTGCACCGGGACATCCTGGCCGCCTCCGACGTCTCGGTGAGCGCGATGCTCAACAGCCGCCACGCCCGTTACCTGATCGGGTGGCACTCGCCCGAATTCAGCGCGGCGGCCGCCGAGCCCGCCTGA
- a CDS encoding class I SAM-dependent methyltransferase: MSATHHHADRTTPTTVEYWESFYQEREQVWSGRPNFLLVREIEAVAPGRALDLGCAEGADAIWLAERGWRVTAVDVSETALARARAHAERQELSGEIDWQRHDLDHTFPAGRFDLVSAQFLHSPLARDGERTRILRRAAEAVAPGGLLLIVGHAEWPTWVAEPPADVHFPTTAEVRADLALDPAEWRVEVEEVVEREHPGPEGQPGTRKDNILRIRRD; the protein is encoded by the coding sequence ATGAGCGCCACACACCACCACGCCGATCGGACGACGCCCACGACGGTCGAATACTGGGAGTCCTTCTACCAGGAGCGCGAGCAGGTCTGGTCGGGCCGGCCGAACTTCCTGCTGGTGCGGGAGATCGAAGCGGTCGCGCCGGGCCGGGCACTGGACCTGGGCTGCGCAGAGGGCGCCGACGCGATCTGGCTGGCCGAACGCGGCTGGCGGGTCACGGCGGTGGACGTCTCGGAGACCGCGCTGGCTCGCGCCAGGGCCCACGCCGAACGACAGGAACTTTCCGGCGAAATAGATTGGCAGCGGCACGATCTCGACCACACCTTCCCGGCCGGACGATTCGACCTCGTCTCGGCGCAATTTCTGCACTCGCCGCTCGCCCGGGACGGCGAACGGACGCGGATCCTGCGCCGGGCCGCCGAGGCGGTGGCGCCCGGCGGGCTGTTGCTGATCGTCGGGCATGCGGAATGGCCGACCTGGGTCGCGGAACCACCCGCCGACGTACACTTTCCGACCACCGCCGAGGTGCGTGCCGATCTCGCGCTCGACCCGGCCGAATGGCGGGTGGAAGTCGAGGAGGTCGTCGAGCGCGAGCATCCGGGCCCCGAAGGGCAACCGGGCACGCGAAAGGACAACATCCTACGAATTCGCCGCGACTGA
- a CDS encoding mycofactocin-coupled SDR family oxidoreductase: protein MGNLDDRVAVITGGARGQGRAHAVALANAGADIVVCDIAAPLPGLPYELSTPDDLAETAALVERTGRRCVAVQADVRSLEQMRMVAERALEEFDRIDILIANAGIASNSPVAEMDEQLWRDMIDTNLTGVFHSFRAVVPHMIERRWGRVVATSSIVAKMGVRNAAHYAASKWGVLGLVKSLSLEVAEYGITVNALLPSGVDTDMIQNPATWRLMVPDKENPTKEDWMAIIESGPPNGDLIQPAEVAEAVLLLVSEHGRHFNGEAVTISCGGSAGTS, encoded by the coding sequence ATGGGAAACCTCGACGACCGGGTAGCCGTGATCACCGGTGGTGCCCGCGGACAGGGGCGCGCGCATGCCGTGGCGCTGGCGAACGCGGGTGCGGACATCGTGGTGTGCGATATCGCCGCACCCCTGCCCGGTCTTCCCTACGAGTTGAGCACTCCCGACGACCTGGCCGAGACCGCCGCCCTCGTCGAGCGGACCGGCCGCCGCTGCGTCGCCGTCCAGGCCGACGTGCGCAGCCTGGAGCAGATGCGGATGGTCGCCGAGCGCGCGCTCGAGGAATTCGACCGCATCGACATCCTCATCGCCAACGCGGGCATCGCGTCCAACTCGCCCGTCGCCGAGATGGACGAGCAGTTGTGGCGGGACATGATCGACACCAACCTGACCGGCGTCTTCCACAGCTTCCGTGCGGTCGTGCCGCACATGATCGAACGCCGCTGGGGCCGTGTGGTGGCCACCTCGTCCATCGTGGCGAAGATGGGCGTGCGCAACGCGGCCCATTACGCCGCGAGCAAATGGGGTGTGCTCGGCTTGGTGAAGTCGCTGTCGCTGGAGGTGGCCGAGTATGGGATCACCGTGAACGCCCTGCTGCCGTCCGGCGTGGACACCGACATGATCCAGAATCCGGCGACTTGGCGGCTCATGGTGCCGGACAAGGAGAACCCGACCAAGGAGGACTGGATGGCGATCATCGAATCCGGCCCGCCGAACGGCGATCTCATCCAGCCCGCCGAGGTGGCCGAGGCGGTGTTGCTGCTGGTCTCCGAGCACGGCCGCCATTTCAACGGAGAGGCTGTCACCATCTCCTGCGGCGGGAGCGCCGGCACGTCCTAG
- a CDS encoding STAS domain-containing protein: MSRHAEWAVPLQFSVCRPRRDVTMLMIAGDIDAATAPSFRAELSCAYVRRAATLVLDLSPVTFLAAAGLSVLVEAQAEATRARRRMLLITTVRPVDRAIDVTGLADRFQRVASLDAALVVLGPGYDETA; this comes from the coding sequence ATGTCACGTCACGCCGAATGGGCTGTTCCGCTGCAGTTTTCGGTGTGCCGCCCGCGGCGCGACGTCACCATGCTGATGATCGCGGGCGATATCGATGCGGCGACCGCGCCGAGCTTCCGTGCCGAACTCTCGTGCGCATACGTGCGCCGCGCGGCCACGCTCGTGCTCGACCTCTCTCCGGTCACCTTCCTCGCGGCGGCGGGCTTGAGCGTTCTGGTCGAGGCGCAGGCCGAAGCCACGCGCGCACGCCGCCGGATGCTGCTGATCACCACCGTGCGACCGGTGGACCGCGCCATCGACGTCACCGGCCTCGCCGACCGGTTCCAACGGGTGGCCTCGCTCGACGCCGCCCTCGTGGTTCTGGGACCCGGCTACGACGAGACCGCCTGA
- a CDS encoding DoxX family protein yields MLLRRLARPLLATAFVVDGVDTLRRPDERVKAANALLERGHRQLPEEIATKLPSNPTTVVQVNALAQVSGGVLLALGKAPRLAALVLAATVVPAAVTEQDFWNEQDPARKSAKRNAFLKDLGLLGGLMIAAADTEGKPSLGWRGRRAARDAAAAVTAALPFGAASDTNTGAALRKHAHEAAERARALGAVAASKGSELAESAQRHGPGWAEAAKEHGGDLAETAKAHGSEWAEIAKERGSDWAEVAKERGSDWAEVAKERGAELAEIAKERGAEWAEIAKERSAQLADLAKQRGTEWAEIAKERGPEIADAARERGAHTAQLARERGAQTAHAAREAIESRRH; encoded by the coding sequence ATGTTGTTGCGCCGACTCGCCCGGCCGCTACTGGCCACCGCGTTCGTAGTAGACGGGGTAGATACGCTGCGGCGCCCGGACGAGCGGGTCAAGGCCGCGAACGCACTACTGGAACGGGGGCACCGGCAGCTCCCCGAAGAAATCGCCACGAAGTTGCCGTCGAATCCCACGACCGTCGTGCAGGTCAACGCCCTCGCCCAGGTGAGCGGCGGCGTCCTGCTGGCCCTGGGAAAGGCGCCGCGCCTGGCCGCCCTGGTGCTCGCGGCGACCGTCGTGCCCGCGGCCGTCACCGAGCAGGACTTCTGGAACGAACAGGACCCCGCCCGCAAGTCGGCGAAGCGGAACGCTTTCCTCAAGGATCTCGGGCTGCTCGGCGGCCTGATGATCGCCGCGGCGGACACCGAGGGCAAGCCGTCGCTGGGCTGGCGCGGCCGCCGGGCCGCACGCGACGCCGCCGCCGCGGTCACCGCCGCGCTGCCGTTCGGCGCTGCCTCGGACACCAACACCGGCGCGGCGTTGCGCAAGCACGCGCACGAGGCCGCCGAGCGAGCGCGCGCGCTCGGCGCGGTGGCCGCGAGCAAGGGCTCCGAGCTCGCCGAATCGGCCCAGCGTCACGGCCCGGGGTGGGCGGAAGCGGCCAAGGAACACGGCGGCGACCTGGCCGAGACCGCCAAGGCACACGGGTCGGAGTGGGCGGAGATCGCCAAAGAGCGCGGCAGCGACTGGGCCGAAGTCGCCAAAGAGCGCGGCAGCGACTGGGCCGAAGTCGCCAAGGAACGCGGCGCGGAGTTGGCTGAGATCGCTAAAGAGCGCGGCGCGGAGTGGGCCGAAATCGCCAAAGAGCGGAGTGCACAACTCGCGGATCTGGCCAAGCAGCGCGGGACCGAATGGGCGGAGATCGCCAAAGAGCGCGGACCGGAGATCGCCGACGCCGCGCGGGAACGCGGCGCGCACACCGCGCAGCTGGCCCGCGAGCGCGGAGCACAGACGGCACACGCGGCCCGCGAGGCGATCGAATCGCGTCGCCACTGA
- a CDS encoding alpha/beta fold hydrolase, which yields MDVFQHRGRAVVFDRTGSGSPVVFLHNAGTQRRIWDDQVAALRDDHEVYALDLPGYGQSDQPATGYRLTDYVDMLTAFLDAYRLTDVVLIGNCLGSATSLRYAMGHAPRVCALVLLNPLTLDTVSSGQSAGLAWLDARLPLAPLARRITLPSPVVSLIVGNQLGPRGRARKNQHEPRVRAHWTDRGRLQALHGLVQDFPSYRTLDTFDPPEGFPPICTIWGRRNRILSAKAGGRLNRRLRPHTAVELPDCGHLPMVEAPERVTSIITDFLAATNVLVPKQSGGH from the coding sequence GTGGACGTTTTCCAACATCGGGGCAGGGCCGTGGTCTTCGACCGCACCGGCAGCGGATCCCCGGTCGTGTTCCTGCACAACGCCGGCACGCAACGCCGCATCTGGGACGACCAGGTCGCCGCGTTACGGGACGACCACGAGGTCTACGCGCTCGATCTGCCCGGCTACGGGCAATCCGACCAGCCCGCCACGGGCTACCGCCTCACCGATTACGTCGACATGCTCACCGCGTTCCTCGACGCATACCGCCTCACCGACGTGGTGCTGATCGGCAACTGCCTCGGCAGCGCCACCTCGCTGCGCTACGCCATGGGCCACGCGCCGCGGGTGTGCGCGCTCGTGCTGCTCAATCCGCTCACGCTGGACACCGTCAGCTCCGGGCAGTCGGCGGGCCTGGCCTGGCTGGACGCGCGGCTGCCGCTGGCGCCGCTGGCCCGCCGGATCACGCTGCCGAGCCCGGTCGTCTCCCTGATCGTCGGCAATCAGCTCGGCCCCCGCGGACGGGCCCGCAAGAACCAGCACGAGCCGCGCGTGCGGGCGCACTGGACCGATCGGGGCAGGCTGCAAGCCCTGCACGGCCTGGTGCAGGATTTCCCGTCCTACCGCACGCTGGACACGTTCGATCCGCCCGAAGGATTCCCGCCGATCTGCACCATCTGGGGGCGGCGCAATCGCATTCTGTCGGCGAAGGCGGGCGGGCGGCTCAACCGCAGGCTGCGCCCGCATACGGCGGTGGAACTCCCGGACTGCGGTCATCTTCCGATGGTGGAGGCCCCCGAGCGGGTCACGTCGATCATCACCGATTTTCTCGCCGCCACGAACGTGCTCGTGCCGAAGCAGTCCGGCGGCCACTGA
- a CDS encoding N-acyl-D-amino-acid deacylase family protein: MYDTIIANGRWFDGTGAPSAIRHLGIHDGRIKTISAEPIDDPACPNVVDATGKWVIPGMLDIHTHYDVEVLQHPALTESVRHGITTVLLGSCSLSTVHVDASDAGDLFARVEAIPRKHVVAAVGEHKTWRSAHEYADALERLPLGPNVAAFIGHSDIRAAEMGLDRATRKDVRPDTAELAGMEAKLTEALDAGFVGMSSQQLLFDKLDGQVCRSRTLPSTYATARERRRLNSVLRRRGGALQGGPDVSRPHSLVTMAAGSLGLFRRPLKVSLLSAADIKAIPGVVHVFPLIARVLNALGADFRWQHLPVPFEVYADGIDLVVFEEFGSGAEALHLADQVDRRRELLRDERYRRRFRADYDKKFGPRVWHRDFFDARIVECPDPAVIGKTFGQVGLDRGGAHPVDAFLDLVVEHGNKVRWRTTISNHRPAVLDRLAADPGVQLGFSDAGAHLRNMAFYNFGLRFLRRVRDAADAGRPFLSVEQAVHRLTGELADWYGLDAGHLRVGDRADAVVLDPARLDDSLDAYHESPIAPFDNLPRMVNRNDEAVTAVFVGGVPVFGDGTPAPALGSRRTGRFLRAATAVR; the protein is encoded by the coding sequence ATGTACGACACGATCATCGCGAACGGCCGCTGGTTCGACGGCACCGGCGCGCCGTCCGCGATCCGCCACCTCGGCATCCACGACGGGCGGATCAAGACCATCTCGGCGGAGCCCATCGACGACCCCGCCTGTCCGAATGTCGTGGATGCCACCGGGAAGTGGGTGATCCCGGGCATGCTCGACATCCACACCCATTACGACGTGGAGGTGCTGCAACATCCGGCGCTGACCGAATCGGTCCGCCACGGCATCACCACGGTGCTGCTCGGCTCGTGCTCGTTGTCCACCGTGCACGTCGACGCCTCCGACGCGGGCGACCTGTTCGCGCGGGTGGAGGCGATCCCGCGCAAGCACGTCGTCGCGGCGGTGGGCGAGCACAAGACCTGGCGCTCGGCGCACGAGTACGCGGACGCGCTGGAGCGACTGCCGTTGGGCCCGAACGTCGCCGCGTTCATCGGGCACTCCGACATCCGCGCCGCCGAAATGGGCCTGGACCGCGCGACGCGCAAGGATGTCCGTCCCGACACCGCCGAACTGGCCGGGATGGAAGCGAAACTGACCGAGGCGCTGGACGCGGGGTTCGTCGGCATGTCCTCCCAGCAACTGTTGTTCGACAAACTGGACGGCCAGGTGTGCCGCTCCCGCACACTGCCGTCCACCTACGCGACGGCCAGGGAACGGCGCCGGCTCAATTCCGTGCTGCGCCGGCGCGGCGGGGCGTTGCAGGGCGGACCCGACGTATCCCGGCCGCACAGCCTGGTCACGATGGCGGCAGGCAGCCTCGGCCTGTTCCGCAGGCCGCTGAAGGTCAGCCTGCTCTCGGCCGCCGACATCAAAGCGATTCCCGGTGTGGTGCACGTGTTTCCGCTGATCGCGCGGGTCCTGAACGCGCTGGGCGCCGACTTCCGCTGGCAGCATCTTCCGGTGCCCTTCGAGGTCTACGCCGACGGCATCGACCTGGTGGTCTTCGAAGAGTTCGGCTCCGGCGCCGAGGCGCTGCACCTGGCCGATCAGGTGGACCGACGCCGCGAACTGCTGCGCGACGAACGCTATCGGCGCCGCTTCCGCGCGGACTACGACAAGAAATTCGGTCCACGGGTCTGGCACCGCGACTTCTTCGACGCGCGGATCGTCGAATGCCCCGACCCAGCGGTGATCGGCAAGACCTTCGGTCAAGTGGGCCTGGACCGCGGCGGCGCGCATCCGGTGGACGCCTTCCTCGATCTGGTGGTGGAGCACGGCAACAAGGTCCGTTGGCGGACAACGATTTCCAATCATCGACCCGCGGTCCTCGATCGGCTCGCCGCCGACCCCGGCGTGCAGCTGGGCTTCTCCGACGCGGGGGCGCACCTGCGCAACATGGCGTTCTACAACTTCGGGCTCCGCTTCCTGCGCCGGGTGCGCGACGCCGCGGATGCCGGTCGTCCGTTCCTCTCGGTGGAACAGGCGGTGCACCGGCTCACCGGCGAACTCGCGGACTGGTACGGCCTGGACGCCGGGCACCTGCGGGTGGGCGACCGAGCCGATGCCGTGGTGCTGGACCCGGCCCGCCTGGACGACTCGCTCGACGCCTATCACGAATCCCCGATCGCCCCGTTCGACAACCTGCCGCGCATGGTGAATCGCAACGACGAAGCGGTCACCGCGGTGTTCGTCGGCGGAGTGCCGGTCTTCGGCGACGGCACTCCCGCCCCGGCGCTCGGCAGCCGCCGGACCGGCCGGTTCCTTCGCGCGGCGACCGCGGTCCGCTGA